In the genome of Desulfovibrio desulfuricans, one region contains:
- a CDS encoding F0F1 ATP synthase subunit epsilon, with protein MGTLQLEVVTPDKTVVSGEVEMAVCPGIEGEFGVLPKHVSLLSALKIGGLRYRAGGKDEHVFISGGFADVNNDVLTVLAESAELADSIDTARAMAAKERAEKRITSHDEKVDITRAEAALQRALVRLQLAQLR; from the coding sequence ATGGGCACGCTGCAACTTGAAGTGGTTACGCCGGACAAAACCGTGGTAAGCGGCGAAGTGGAAATGGCCGTCTGCCCTGGCATTGAGGGCGAATTCGGCGTGCTGCCCAAGCACGTTTCCCTGCTTTCCGCCCTGAAGATCGGTGGCCTGCGCTACCGCGCCGGCGGCAAGGATGAGCATGTTTTCATCTCTGGCGGTTTCGCCGATGTGAACAACGATGTGCTCACCGTGCTTGCCGAATCGGCAGAGCTGGCGGACAGCATTGACACCGCCCGTGCCATGGCTGCCAAGGAACGCGCCGAAAAGCGCATTACCAGTCATGACGAAAAGGTGGACATCACCCGCGCTGAAGCCGCTCTGCAACGCGCTCTTGTGCGTTTGCAGCTGGCCCAGCTTCGCTGA
- the atpD gene encoding F0F1 ATP synthase subunit beta: protein MSKNIGKVVQVIGAVVDVEFSDGNLPSIFTALEITNPNNSDAPSLICEVAQHLGDNVVRTIAMDATEGLVRGMDAVDTGNPIMVPVGKAAVGRILNVIGRPVDELGPVNAEKYYPIHRPAPAFTDLNTKVELLETGIKVVDLLVPFPKGGKMGLFGGAGVGKTVILMEMINNIAKQHGGSSVFAGVGERTREGNDLYHELKEAGVLERATLVYGQMNEPPGARARVALTALACAEYFRDEEHQDVLLFIDNIFRFTQAGSEVSALLGRMPSAVGYQPTLGTDLGALQERITSTNNGSITSVQAVYVPADDLTDPAPATTFSHLDGTLVLSRQIAELGIYPAVDPLDSTSRILDPNVVGEDHYLVARRVQMVLQKYKELQDIIAILGMDELSDEDKLTVSRARRIQRFLSQPFHVAETFTGTPGQYVKLEDTIKGFKGILDGEYDHMAEGDFYMLGGIEQAVAKYEQRKLQEEK, encoded by the coding sequence ATGAGCAAAAACATCGGTAAAGTCGTTCAGGTTATCGGCGCCGTGGTGGACGTAGAGTTCAGCGACGGCAACCTGCCGAGTATCTTCACCGCCCTGGAGATAACCAACCCGAACAATAGCGATGCTCCCAGCCTCATCTGTGAGGTTGCGCAGCACCTGGGCGACAACGTCGTTCGTACCATCGCCATGGACGCCACCGAAGGTCTCGTCCGCGGCATGGACGCGGTCGACACCGGGAACCCCATCATGGTTCCCGTTGGCAAGGCCGCTGTTGGCCGTATCCTGAACGTCATCGGTCGCCCCGTTGACGAACTGGGTCCGGTTAACGCTGAAAAATACTATCCCATCCACCGTCCTGCTCCGGCCTTTACAGACCTGAACACCAAGGTGGAACTGCTTGAAACCGGCATCAAGGTCGTTGACCTGCTTGTTCCCTTCCCCAAGGGCGGCAAGATGGGCCTCTTCGGCGGCGCCGGCGTGGGCAAGACCGTTATTCTGATGGAGATGATCAACAACATCGCCAAGCAGCACGGCGGCTCGTCGGTTTTCGCGGGCGTGGGCGAACGCACCCGTGAAGGCAACGACTTGTACCACGAGCTCAAGGAAGCGGGCGTTCTGGAACGCGCCACACTTGTGTACGGCCAGATGAACGAACCTCCGGGAGCCCGTGCCCGCGTGGCCCTTACGGCCCTTGCCTGCGCGGAATACTTCCGTGATGAAGAACACCAGGACGTGCTGCTCTTCATCGACAACATCTTCCGTTTCACGCAGGCTGGTTCCGAAGTGTCCGCTCTGCTTGGCCGCATGCCCTCGGCCGTGGGTTACCAGCCCACCCTGGGTACTGACCTTGGCGCCTTGCAGGAACGCATCACCTCGACCAACAACGGTTCGATCACGTCGGTGCAGGCCGTTTACGTCCCTGCCGACGACTTGACCGACCCGGCCCCGGCCACCACGTTCTCGCACTTGGACGGCACGCTCGTGCTTTCCCGCCAGATCGCGGAACTGGGCATTTACCCCGCCGTGGACCCGCTCGACTCCACCTCGCGCATCCTCGACCCCAACGTTGTGGGCGAAGATCACTACCTGGTGGCCCGTCGTGTGCAGATGGTGCTGCAGAAGTACAAAGAACTGCAGGACATCATCGCCATCCTCGGTATGGACGAACTGTCTGACGAAGACAAGCTGACCGTGTCGCGCGCGCGCCGCATTCAGCGCTTCCTCTCGCAGCCCTTCCATGTGGCCGAAACCTTCACCGGCACCCCTGGCCAGTATGTGAAGCTTGAAGACACCATCAAGGGCTTCAAGGGCATCCTGGACGGCGAATACGACCACATGGCGGAAGGCGACTTCTACATGCTGGGCGGCATTGAACAGGCCGTTGCCAAGTACGAGCAGCGCAAGCTGCAGGAAGAAAAGTAA
- a CDS encoding F0F1 ATP synthase subunit gamma produces MPSLKDVKMKIVGVGKTKQITKAMNMVASAKLRGAQARIERFRPYAAKYRDVLAELSSKVEGNAHPLLAEHEEKKHCAIVLVTSDRGLCGSFNGNIIATALRLAKEKAGAGMEISFACVGRKGRDAIRSAGHTIFTAYGDRMGSIDFPLASSVAQEVIHGYETFAFDEVWLIYGEFVSMGSQPPRTLRLLPLQTPEAEEVADTAGTPHCEYVYEPQEEKLLAELLPRYVKVQVYRGMLDTSASEHAARMAAMDNATRNCNEMINMLTRLYNKTRQASITSDLIDIVGGAEALKG; encoded by the coding sequence ATGCCTTCACTCAAAGACGTAAAAATGAAGATCGTGGGGGTCGGTAAGACCAAGCAGATCACCAAGGCCATGAACATGGTGGCCTCGGCGAAACTGCGCGGCGCCCAGGCCCGCATCGAGCGCTTCAGGCCGTACGCGGCCAAATACCGCGACGTGCTCGCCGAACTGTCGAGCAAGGTGGAGGGCAACGCCCACCCCCTGCTGGCAGAGCATGAGGAAAAGAAGCACTGCGCCATCGTGCTGGTTACATCAGACCGTGGCCTGTGCGGCAGCTTTAACGGCAATATCATCGCCACCGCTCTGCGGCTGGCGAAGGAAAAGGCCGGGGCAGGAATGGAGATCAGCTTTGCCTGTGTAGGACGTAAGGGCCGCGACGCCATTCGTTCTGCCGGTCACACGATCTTCACCGCCTATGGCGACCGCATGGGTAGCATTGACTTCCCTCTGGCCAGCTCAGTGGCTCAGGAAGTCATACACGGCTACGAAACCTTCGCATTCGACGAAGTGTGGCTGATTTACGGCGAGTTTGTATCCATGGGCAGCCAGCCCCCGCGCACCCTTCGCCTTCTGCCGTTGCAAACGCCTGAAGCCGAAGAAGTTGCCGACACAGCTGGTACGCCCCACTGTGAATACGTGTACGAGCCGCAGGAAGAAAAGTTGTTGGCGGAGCTTTTGCCCCGCTATGTCAAAGTGCAGGTTTACCGTGGCATGTTGGACACCTCGGCCAGCGAGCACGCCGCCCGCATGGCCGCCATGGACAACGCCACCCGTAACTGCAACGAGATGATCAACATGCTGACGCGGCTCTATAACAAGACGCGGCAGGCTTCCATCACCAGCGACCTCATCGACATCGTCGGCGGCGCTGAAGCGCTGAAGGGTTAA